GCCGAGCGACATCCAAATTGTTCATCCAAGTATGCCCTAGAGTATAATCGCGCTTGTTTGCGAGAACGGAACATCCGATCTAGTCGCCGAGTTTGAAGTGATCAAAACAGATCAAACCATTCCGAGGAATCTACAAGAAATAGAACCGAACATGAATCTACAGAATGGGAGTGCCAACCGTGGTCTACACGGCAAGGATACAGCCAAGCGGTTCTCGATACacgatgcattcgaagaggaaacggacgAAGTAATTAAGGTGTATGGCTCGACCGTCATCAGCACACCGATGCGGGCGAAGGCTCGATCACCGGACGATGTGTCCATCAGAATACACGACCAAAGGTAAGACGGTCAACATATCGATGATATGACGCTTATGCTTCCGCTTCCGgggtcgtatttttttttctttattcatgGTGAATAGTTGTATAACAAGTAGTAGTACTAACAACATAACGGAGGTGGGAGGAATATCTATTTACACATTACTTTATTATGCGATTGATTGTGTAGACTGGGTATATTAGAATTTTCTGGTATctctttttctccttctcgtTCTCTTCCTCTTCTTTATTAACCTGTTTTACCTTCATGCAAATGTTCCTTCTGATCCTTGTTGCTTCACGTCCCAATGCGTGGACATCCTGGTGTTGGTTGTTCTGTCTTCCTGTGCCGGCAAACATTGTGGACCTGCTGCTAATAAACTgtaatgcaatgcaaacataaatacgcacacacacacatgtacgctattacgcacaaacacacaacatacaAATTGCGCTGGTCTCGCGTAGCAATCGAGCCCATCTAAAATACACCGATGATACCACCTCCAGGGACAGTGATTCGCTGATACAGGAGTATGGACACCTGTCGTCAAGTGAATCGTACACCTACTGTTGGCGACACCCGAAGGTGAGGGAAAACTGGCGTACCGTACTGGCCGCGATCGCACTCTTGATCATCGGTACCGGGCTGATAGCAATGGGTGCGTACGCACTGGTGGAACCACACAACGGATCGCAGGCAGCAGTATTTTTCGTCGCCGGATTCATCTGCTTTGTGCCGGGTGCGTACCACGTCGTGTACATATGGTTAGCGGCTCGCGGCTATCGAGGATTCGACTTTTATCACTTACCACTCTTCACGTAAGTGTAGTAAAATGTATCGAAACGATGAAGCATGGAAGATAAGATGTACTTTATACTGTATGCGAAGCCGCTCAACGGCGGTTACGGAACGGTGGAAAGGGACAGTACTGATATGAGGTATGCTAGGAAAACACCGGTAAGATTAATAACAACAGTTTTTGAAACTAACTTCGATAACGATACTTGCAGGTATGGTCTCAATCGGCAAAAGACTTGAAATAGTTCGATTCACTAGTATTAGGCTTTGTGAACCGTTTTTGCTGTGACAATGGAAATGGAGCTTCAAATCGTTGGATCTATCACTGCTTAAGTAAACAGTTTTTTGCTACTTGCTATACTACATTCCCTTTGCCGCAGAGAGAAAGACCACCCGTTATGGTGAGAGAAGCTTTTTGTTGCACTCGGGGAGTTGTTTTCGAAACATTAGTCCCCCGAGAAGATGGAATGTGGAGAGGCTGTTGCATGCCGGCAAAATTAGTTGCGTGCAGCCAGTGTATACACCACGTACCACCGTCCAATGCTAGCGTCTTCCACGTTATCACAATCGAAACATacgttttctttcatttttttttgcaatgttataaaaaaagttaaattgttCGATTGTATAGCAACAAAAGTATGCCTGTACTATGTTGTAGCTAGCTGCGAGTATTCTTTCACAccgttttcactttcacgtaTAACAAACGGATTCCTTCTTTGTGTGCCATTCTATTACCGTGTTATTTCTCGAGTGGAAATATTAAAcacatgatcatgatcgatcAACAGGTTATGTTTTGAAATCATACGCTTATTAGAAGCGTTTTTCATTCGACAACACGCAGCGTGTCATATTTCActaacgcaaaacaaaccttTAAGAATAGTAAAATTTActcagcaacaacacacattcTAACATATGAGCGTAAATAGGAATAGTAGTAAAAGAAAAGCTGTCCAAAACTGTGGTAAACACGGTACGTGAATGCGTGAATtagaaagcaaacaagaatAATGAAATCTAGTTGATATCACAGATTATTAACTCCCCTGCACATCGATGCAGTTAAGTGCTTCTCTATGTCGTAAAAGGGTAAAAGGGAATCAGCTTAGCTTTAGTATTTGCTGGGGAACTCCGGGGCTCAACTTcatatataattatatatatacatatatatatatatatatatatatcgaAATATACATATGCCGCTGTAAAAAGAAGCGAATCACATCCATTCGGAACCAATTTTTGTATCGAAGCAATCACTTGCAAATGGTGTGGCACCTTCTATTATAATGTGAAACTAACAATAGATCGCCTATCAATATAAAAAAGCTCTCTTAAAATTGCTAAAAGTTATCAGTTAATAGTTAGTTGTAACATTTACTCACAGGAGTATACTGCAGAGTTAATTAGAAGCAGACTTACATTGCGTGCGAGCGTTATGCGAGCTACAAacttaaaatgaaatttctcATTCGGCCAGTTAAGCAAATATATGTAACCCTTTGATTCTGGATTACAGAAGCTAAATGAAATTAGAATGCGTTGCGCTGTAAGCTGTTTAAGTTTATTTCTTTGTACAAAATGAGGTACCGATTTGTTCCGAGCAATCGCACCACacaacaatacaaaaccgGGCCGCCCCGGAATGACAATTAATTAGACAACCGTCAACTACTACTTGTGATAAACTAagtggaaagagaaaaagataGCAAAGAAAATACGCTATTTAGAAACAAAGCGATAACAGTCTCCTCCACTGAATCGAGGCAAAACTAGTAATGGAAATGATTACGTGCGAAAAAATCACGTTTAGCACTTAATGAGaggaatggaaaaggaaaagatatTGTGTTTATTGTAATGCTTCGTTTATATTATCTCTCTTTTGCTCATACCAACCGTCATAGATTAGTACTACATTACATATTTATCAACATTTGCTTTTACCAACACCTACTAGCGCACTGAAAACGTAATTGTTACGTTACGTTAAGGAACAAAATTCTTATCGGCAACTAATTTGTTTCGAATGAAGAAAACTGGACGATGAAACTAGGTAAGTGTTGGGCAATAATGGTAAAAaacatgtttctttttcgagTTAAATCAGTGATGTAGAAAGGCAAACactaaacataataaaacaccGTGTAAACCGAGCTttaacaaaaccattttcccattGGCCACccaaaaacgaatgaaacacGAACCGTTTAgaactttaaaatttattatgcaATAAAGCAGGTGCAGGGCATTTAGAACAGACAGTGAAACATGGTTATAGGAGTAAAAGGGACAATTTTTACAAGAACACTTTACATGCACGATAAAATCAAAACTACATTTATGAAAGTACATTTTAGGAACGTTGCAAAATGAGGTGGATGGTGGAAAGGTAATTGTGCTCCGGTTCGGTAATCGAAGGTTGATACAGAATACTCACACAACAGTAGAGAtatgaaaatacacacacaaacactctttATACGACACTTTCCTCAATCAAGTATGATAGAGAGCAACATTGGCTGGCATATTATATGgattaaaaaatacatcattgTAAAACCGTTCGGCTGGCTTAGTAAAATAATAGTTCGCCTATAGCGGTGTATTTAAATGACTATTGTATTATTAGTACTTTGAATAAACAGTTTTTTAAAAAGGAATCTAAACATCTCtgtaaattaatattattcatagctttttttgtttttctttcttgaatAGTAGCCATGTCCTGGAGTATGATTACAGTTAATTCTTTACTTTAGCATAACAACTCCTACAGACTGAATCCATTGGCTGTGAACACTGTCGAAATTCATTCAGCGTAGTTTGCCATCAGTAGTTTATCTCAATCCTTCGGATAGACGCATGCATGTGTTACGCAATAGTGTACACAAAGCGATTTTTGCACAAACGGCTCCACCTGAGTCTATAATATGGATAACAGAGCACTAGAACTACGAATGTTCTAGTTTAATTATACATTCAAATTATATTGTTATACGACTGACATCAAAACCCTTCCGGACCACTTCGAGGTCTTTCAGGAGTCCTCCAAACCGCTCGCGGTCGAGCACAGTCGTCAGACAAACCTGACCTTTCTGCCGGACGAATCAACTTCATCACTCCATCTTAATTTGGGCCTATCACGCCTTTTCTGTCCAGGTGAACGACCTAATAGGACTTTACGGCTTAGGTCGTACGGTGTTATTCTTATGACATAATTAGCCTACCGGAGCCTGGTGAGTCTAATACACTGTACAACAATGAGTTCATTGTATAGCTCACAGAGCTCtggtcattgtagcggctgctccattgtccttccacacatacggggccaaaaccACTTCTGAGCAT
This Anopheles marshallii chromosome 3, idAnoMarsDA_429_01, whole genome shotgun sequence DNA region includes the following protein-coding sequences:
- the LOC128714081 gene encoding transmembrane protein 134, with the translated sequence MNLQNGSANRGLHGKDTAKRFSIHDAFEEETDEVIKVYGSTVISTPMRAKARSPDDVSIRIHDQSNRAHLKYTDDTTSRDSDSLIQEYGHLSSSESYTYCWRHPKVRENWRTVLAAIALLIIGTGLIAMGAYALVEPHNGSQAAVFFVAGFICFVPGAYHVVYIWLAARGYRGFDFYHLPLFT